In Desulfurellaceae bacterium, the following proteins share a genomic window:
- a CDS encoding formate--tetrahydrofolate ligase, which translates to MSREQNLAVAQAVSLKPIEEIAARLSLPPEHLELYGRVKAKVGLEALSDAAARPQGKLILVSAITPTPAGEGKTTTTIGLGQALARLGKNAAVAVREPSMGPVFGVKGGGCGGGRSQVLPMEDINLHFTGDIHAVSSAHNLLAAMLDNALFHGQTDCDVRQIRWRRVMDMNDRALRQIVLGLGGRLMGVPREDGFDITAASEIMAILSLSSGPADLLERLSRIVVGFTRGRQPVLARDVQAPDAMAIILRDALKPNLVQTVEGVPAFVHGGPFANIAHGCNSVLATRLALSYADYVVTEAGFGFDLGGEKFLDIKCREANIWPSAVVLVATAKALKMHGGTPVAEVTKPDLTSLKAGMDNLAKHAESIRTYGLQPLIAVNRFAADSPDELQLIVDECQALGVPATVIDVFGQGGEGGLALAEAIVEACQDDPPPPRFLYPSDMPIEDKIRAIAQKIYGAADISLLPRARTDLRRIDDLGYSHFPVCMAKTQMSLSDDPKRYGRPRDFTLSVREIRLSAGAGFCVPLTGDMLTMPGLAAKPAALGMKMDATGRISGMF; encoded by the coding sequence ATGAGCCGTGAGCAGAATCTGGCGGTGGCCCAAGCCGTGAGCCTCAAACCGATTGAGGAGATCGCGGCCCGCTTATCCCTTCCCCCTGAACACCTTGAACTCTACGGTCGGGTCAAAGCCAAGGTCGGACTCGAAGCGCTGTCGGACGCAGCCGCCCGTCCCCAGGGCAAACTCATTCTTGTTTCCGCCATTACCCCAACCCCGGCGGGTGAGGGAAAGACCACCACCACCATCGGCCTCGGCCAAGCCCTGGCGCGGCTGGGCAAAAACGCCGCTGTCGCCGTCCGCGAGCCGTCGATGGGACCGGTGTTCGGCGTCAAAGGCGGCGGCTGTGGCGGCGGCCGCTCACAGGTCCTGCCGATGGAGGACATCAACCTGCACTTCACCGGCGACATCCACGCCGTCAGCTCAGCCCACAACCTGTTAGCCGCCATGCTCGACAACGCCCTGTTTCACGGCCAGACCGACTGCGACGTGCGTCAGATTCGCTGGCGGCGGGTTATGGACATGAACGACCGGGCGCTGCGTCAGATCGTCCTGGGTCTGGGCGGCCGGCTGATGGGCGTGCCGCGCGAGGACGGCTTTGATATCACCGCCGCGTCTGAGATCATGGCCATTCTGTCGCTGAGCAGCGGCCCGGCCGATCTGCTCGAACGCCTGTCGCGGATTGTGGTCGGCTTTACCCGCGGGCGCCAGCCGGTCCTGGCCCGCGACGTTCAGGCGCCTGACGCCATGGCCATCATCCTCAGGGACGCCCTGAAACCGAATCTGGTCCAGACCGTCGAAGGCGTGCCGGCCTTTGTCCACGGCGGACCGTTCGCCAACATTGCCCACGGCTGCAACAGCGTGCTGGCAACCCGCTTGGCCCTCAGCTACGCCGACTATGTGGTCACCGAGGCCGGTTTCGGCTTCGATCTGGGCGGCGAGAAGTTTCTGGATATCAAGTGCCGCGAGGCCAACATCTGGCCGTCGGCGGTGGTGCTGGTAGCCACCGCCAAAGCGCTGAAAATGCACGGCGGCACGCCCGTTGCCGAGGTCACCAAACCAGACCTGACCAGCCTCAAGGCGGGCATGGACAATCTGGCCAAGCACGCCGAGAGCATCCGCACCTATGGCCTGCAACCGCTCATTGCGGTCAACCGCTTTGCGGCCGACAGCCCGGACGAACTCCAGCTCATCGTAGACGAGTGCCAGGCCCTGGGCGTGCCGGCCACGGTCATCGACGTGTTCGGTCAGGGCGGCGAGGGCGGCCTGGCCCTGGCCGAGGCGATTGTCGAGGCGTGTCAGGACGACCCACCGCCGCCGCGCTTTCTGTACCCCTCGGACATGCCGATTGAGGACAAGATTCGCGCCATCGCCCAGAAGATCTATGGCGCCGCCGACATCAGCCTGCTACCGCGCGCCCGGACCGATCTCAGACGTATCGACGACCTCGGCTACAGCCATTTTCCGGTCTGCATGGCCAAAACCCAGATGTCGCTGTCCGACGACCCCAAGCGCTACGGCCGGCCGCGCGACTTCACCCTGTCGGTACGTGAGATTCGGCTGTCGGCCGGGGCGGGTTTCTGCGTGCCGCTGACCGGAGACATGCTGACCATGCCGGGCCTGGCCGCCAAGCCGGCCGCCTTGGGCATGAAGATGGATGCGACCGGCAGGATTTCGGGCATGTTCTAG
- a CDS encoding flippase-like domain-containing protein: MAAARGDSHRVRNLALSLVVSGGFLYLAFRNVELDELGQALARVDGGWLLVAVIVSLLIMVFRAWRWQLELRPLEHVPVGRLWVVTSVAYMAINLLPVRLGEIVRPWLLSRRSGVSFSNVIGNLVVEKMMDSICIVLYMLAGLLFIESLPVWVRQGALVPATIAGVFVSVVVLFWWKGEAFIDRWVLRLLPARFGGRVKSILAAVTAGMRILPNPGLLLAVFVVSLALWFLPIVSSYIMIRAFDLNAPFSAALVVFIFIGFGTALPNLPGMIGPYQYACQLALGLFGVSQVDGLAYGIVLNAVQFLTLVAQGLCALPIAGVRFADIRKAGDEVKLEGAPAS; this comes from the coding sequence ATGGCAGCGGCACGGGGCGACTCGCATCGCGTACGGAATCTGGCGCTCAGCCTGGTCGTCAGCGGCGGTTTTCTGTACCTGGCCTTTCGGAATGTCGAACTCGACGAGCTGGGCCAGGCCCTGGCCCGGGTGGATGGCGGCTGGCTGCTGGTGGCGGTGATTGTCAGCCTGCTGATCATGGTGTTCCGCGCCTGGCGCTGGCAACTGGAACTCCGCCCCCTCGAACATGTACCGGTCGGTCGGCTGTGGGTCGTGACCTCGGTCGCCTATATGGCCATCAATCTGCTGCCGGTCCGCCTGGGCGAGATCGTCCGGCCCTGGCTGCTGTCGCGCCGCTCGGGCGTGTCATTCTCGAATGTGATCGGCAATCTGGTGGTCGAGAAGATGATGGATTCGATTTGCATCGTCTTGTATATGCTGGCCGGCCTGCTGTTTATTGAAAGCCTGCCCGTCTGGGTCCGCCAAGGCGCTCTGGTCCCGGCCACGATTGCCGGCGTCTTCGTGTCCGTGGTCGTGCTGTTCTGGTGGAAGGGTGAGGCGTTCATTGATCGCTGGGTCCTCCGCCTGCTGCCGGCACGCTTTGGCGGTCGGGTCAAAAGCATTCTGGCTGCGGTGACTGCCGGGATGCGGATTCTGCCCAATCCCGGCCTACTGCTAGCGGTGTTTGTGGTCTCGCTGGCGCTGTGGTTTCTGCCGATTGTGTCGAGCTATATCATGATCCGCGCCTTCGATCTGAACGCCCCGTTCAGCGCTGCCCTGGTGGTGTTCATTTTCATCGGCTTTGGCACGGCGCTGCCCAATCTGCCGGGCATGATCGGCCCCTATCAATACGCCTGCCAGCTGGCGTTGGGGCTGTTCGGGGTCAGTCAGGTAGACGGGCTGGCCTATGGTATAGTGCTGAACGCCGTCCAGTTCCTGACCCTGGTGGCCCAGGGTCTGTGCGCCCTGCCGATTGCCGGTGTCCGTTTTGCCGATATTCGCAAGGCCGGTGATGAGGTGAAGCTGGAAGGCGCACCGGCCAGCTAG
- a CDS encoding CDP-alcohol phosphatidyltransferase family protein — protein MTTEQSVNRKALFLPDRRPFNFAHVLTGLRLVLTPLFVYAIDTGWRRPSLLNAGLVTGLFLLICASDYYDGPVARTLGLSSGRGKIFDNLADISFLLVTLGYLVHLGTVPWWIPTAVAVAFGQYVLDSWLLSDRDTSVVLVSNPIGHWAGILNFIGTGVLGLHTATGQQLLPELATQGLLGLWLVYLLLAMGLRLRFFLHARRLGPRRD, from the coding sequence ATGACGACAGAGCAGTCTGTCAACAGAAAAGCGCTCTTTTTGCCTGACCGGCGGCCGTTTAATTTTGCCCACGTGCTGACCGGCCTGCGGCTCGTCCTGACCCCGCTCTTTGTGTACGCCATCGACACCGGCTGGCGGCGGCCAAGCCTGCTGAACGCCGGGCTGGTGACCGGGCTGTTCCTCCTGATCTGCGCCAGCGACTATTACGACGGGCCGGTTGCCCGGACGCTGGGTCTGAGTTCCGGGCGGGGAAAAATCTTCGATAACCTGGCCGATATCAGCTTCCTGCTGGTCACGCTCGGCTATCTGGTTCACCTGGGGACGGTCCCGTGGTGGATTCCGACAGCCGTGGCCGTGGCCTTCGGCCAGTACGTGTTGGACTCCTGGCTGCTGTCAGACCGCGATACGAGCGTTGTCCTGGTGTCCAACCCGATCGGTCACTGGGCCGGAATTCTCAATTTCATCGGCACCGGCGTGCTGGGGCTGCATACGGCCACCGGCCAGCAGCTCCTGCCCGAGCTCGCCACGCAGGGCCTGCTCGGCCTGTGGCTGGTCTATCTGCTGCTGGCGATGGGTCTGCGGCTGCGCTTTTTCCTGCACGCTCGGCGCCTTGGGCCGCGCCGGGACTAG
- a CDS encoding LLM class flavin-dependent oxidoreductase has protein sequence MKFGLFSLFDFFQDRQDEGRYYQDTLDLVIRSEQLGFDSVWLGEEHFYSFGICPSPQLFLTALARETTTLRLGTAISLLPFENPLRKAEDFAMLDILSNGRLDFGAGRGIIPKHFEGFCIPPQESQARYEEALEIIRRAWTQDSFSYQGQFWQVPELSVSPKPAQKPHPPIYRGTLSLESFETAGRLGDNAFVVPWLSAPHPEVRRRVERYRALLKEHGHTGQQETFIFFLFVDHDRQRALAEAKECTRNYIDLVSSFAPPEAMAQLRSGDPLRAFLELMQSLPDNLEERAIVGNPQDCRRRLGELRDEFGIEQVAFYMHAGARDPARAKHGLEVFAQEVMPEFA, from the coding sequence ATGAAATTCGGACTGTTTTCCCTGTTCGACTTTTTCCAGGATCGCCAGGACGAGGGTCGCTATTATCAGGACACCCTCGACCTCGTCATCCGCTCCGAACAGCTCGGCTTTGACTCGGTCTGGCTGGGCGAGGAACACTTCTACTCCTTCGGCATCTGTCCCAGCCCCCAGCTGTTTCTGACCGCCCTGGCCCGCGAGACCACGACCCTGCGGCTGGGCACCGCCATCAGCCTGCTGCCGTTCGAGAACCCGCTGCGCAAGGCCGAGGACTTCGCCATGCTCGACATTCTGAGCAACGGCCGGCTCGACTTCGGGGCGGGACGCGGAATCATTCCCAAGCATTTTGAGGGTTTCTGCATTCCGCCCCAGGAGAGTCAGGCGCGCTACGAAGAGGCTCTGGAGATTATCCGCCGGGCCTGGACCCAGGACAGTTTTTCCTACCAGGGCCAGTTCTGGCAGGTACCGGAACTGTCGGTGTCGCCCAAGCCGGCCCAGAAACCTCATCCGCCGATCTATCGCGGTACGCTCAGCCTGGAATCGTTTGAAACCGCCGGGCGGCTGGGCGACAACGCCTTTGTCGTGCCGTGGCTGTCCGCGCCCCACCCCGAGGTGCGGCGTCGGGTCGAGCGCTACCGGGCGCTGCTCAAAGAGCACGGCCACACCGGGCAGCAGGAAACCTTTATCTTTTTCCTGTTTGTCGATCACGACCGACAGCGGGCCCTGGCCGAGGCCAAAGAGTGTACCCGCAATTATATTGACTTGGTCTCGTCATTTGCGCCGCCCGAGGCGATGGCCCAGCTGCGCTCGGGCGATCCGCTCCGGGCCTTCCTCGAGCTGATGCAATCCCTGCCCGACAATCTGGAGGAGCGGGCGATTGTCGGCAACCCGCAAGACTGCCGGCGGCGGCTGGGGGAGCTACGGGACGAGTTCGGCATTGAGCAGGTAGCCTTCTACATGCACGCCGGGGCGCGGGATCCGGCCCGGGCCAAGCATGGGCTGGAGGTCTTCGCCCAGGAAGTGATGCCGGAGTTTGCCTAG
- a CDS encoding AbrB/MazE/SpoVT family DNA-binding domain-containing protein gives MPSERRVRLFRDGRSQALRIPREFELESDEVIIHKEGDRLIVEPVRKGRLLDLLATSEPLDETFPDVDEALPLLDDTEL, from the coding sequence ATGCCTTCCGAGCGGCGAGTTCGTCTATTTCGGGATGGCCGTAGCCAGGCGTTGCGTATTCCGCGAGAGTTCGAGCTGGAGAGCGATGAGGTCATCATCCACAAGGAAGGAGACCGTTTGATCGTCGAGCCTGTCAGAAAAGGTCGGTTGCTGGACTTGCTCGCAACCTCGGAGCCGCTTGACGAAACTTTTCCAGATGTGGATGAAGCACTCCCCCTGCTGGATGATACGGAGCTTTGA